The sequence AGGGTTAGAGAAATTTTGATGGAGGAGAGAGGATGGCCTTTAACAGCAATGATAGTCATGGACCACCCTAGTGTATGAATGtataaacattttgaagtacTTAGAGGTGAAATTACAGGTGATACTCTTGCTAAGAGCTTTGtgaaggaaatgttttcaatgcGAAAGGTTATCACTGGAAAGTCTTTAGGGTGACGTGCGGCAATGGTCTAGCGGTTTGTACCGTAATGATTCTGGATATAAACCACGGCGTTCCCCCGACTCCCTGCACAGGTCATGCAGGGCGACTCGGCAGACACCACCACCGGAATCATCGCCCAACAATGGAAGCGGATGCGGCGAGACCTGGGCGACTCCGCCAACCACATGCTCATCTCGGACCCCGCACATGCCCAGAAGGTCCTGGAGGGCTTCCACGCGCTGCGGGCAGACAAGGTCTTGTGTGACTTTGTCATCGTGGCAGAGAAGCAGGTAAGGAGTGATTCCCTGTGGTTGATAtaaggtcgttttttttttttttggagcaAGGCTCAAAATTGTCCCGAAGCAGTTTCATACTTCGGTTTTTATCCCCCAAAAAGTAAAATGCACAAGAGCCCCAATCTTCAGAATTTTATTCTCTGTTGTGAATGTAAAGGGATTGGAAGAAAATCTTGGCATTTTTTGTTAATGTATACTCAAGACATTATGATaaatttttagaaaattttTGATAGCACCTTTTCTTTGCTGTTCAATGCAATATCTTCAAGAACATTTTAGAACGTTTTTATACCCCCAAATGAACCAGACAAATGGCTGCCTATGCAGTGAATACATTATGATAATCAAACTTTTGTTATTTCTCTATTGGTCATAAAGTTTGTGATGATCTGATTCTTTACCAATATTTGTTGATGCTATTCCTTTTAAATCATCGTTAAGTTTAACTTAGTATATATTAAACAATCAACTTAACACTTTTTTTAGAATAGAATGTATACAAACTTTTAAGTCATGTATATGCCaaataattgaagaaaaaaacgacaaagatttgatttcttgaaattaaaGAAACTCCTGAGATTTTTGTTATTCTACCTCCCTCCTGTTGCTCAGTAGATCTTCCATTTCCCAGCGATGCCATGTGGGACTCGGCAAAACTCGATCCGTCCCCCGATTGATATTGACTTTAATTAGTTGAGATAATGGTGTCATTAATGTACAAGTTGTTAGAGGAGGACAGACTTTAATGGTTCTTTCTGCGAGCCTGATGACAAATCTGCAGCTCATTTCACACCGCCGCTCGCTGTGATCTGCTTCATTTGCGAAGCATTGAACACTTGGCAAGGCATGTATCCCTCTTCCTGCCCTGATTAGACAGGTCCGAGGGGCCGTTAGCGCTTCTTACAGGTCAACACTGGCACCGCTGACTGTGACTTAGCATGTTCTTTATACCCTGTCTGTCTGTACATGTTGGCATACTAGCATTTCCTAACAGTTTTTTATGTGAATCTTGATCAAATCTAATGTGGTAAATACTTGATAAGAATAGGGATGTAGTTTTATTTCAGCAATCAAGGGCTACTTTTCAAGAGCAATATGGACATAGCCTTTTCTGGTGAATCCATGTCTTTTTTGATTGCTTTACTGTTCATTGACTAACAATGTATAAAGTTGGGCAAAAGAATTATTTTGCATCATCTTGACTATCCCAGAatatttgtctttttattttcattgataCCCATTCTGACTAATTGAAACCGTCctaatttcattttgtttttattcatcaCAAATAAACATACAATCTCATGTGCGAAAACGCTACAACTTTTCATTTGCAAACTGAATTCAAAcgatatttttcttttatttggtGATATTTGTTGACAGAATTACATGTCGAAAATAGGctattatttcattatttcataaaTGAATAAGAATATTAAATAGATGATGATTAATTCAACCATGCTGTGATGCAGAGTGGTCACAAAGGAAAGCAAGGTAAATTCTAATCAAACTCTTAGACTAATTCTTTTACGAGTAAGAATATTATGTAAGACAGAATCCTCCATGAAGTACACACCATGCACACGGTCAGAGCTAGTCCACCCACTTGTGAAGAAGAACCTGTATGTTATTAAGATGGCAGGTGTGATACCTGGTCCCTTTCCCATTAAGATGCCTCATCAGGGCAGATCGATCAGTGCTCTGGCACATCTCTGTTTGAAGTGAGTCACTAAGTGTCCAGAGATTCAGCTAGTGGTGGAGCTTCCAATCAGAGTCTCTCCCATCTCTGGCAGGATCCCCATTAGATAATGGGGATAACTTCCCATTGCTCAGTCTGTTCTTTATTTGCTGATTTTGGAATCAACTTGCGAAATTAGTGGTTTTGAAGGTTACTCAAAGATGTCTTTAGTTAGATTgttattgatgataatgataatgatactgATAAAAGTCGCTTCGGTTTTTCTGGGGGTTTGAATCCTTTTATCGATATATGACAACCCTTTTGAAAATACATCCTTCATTTTGAATGGAAAAGTTGATTTCTAAAATGAATCATGATGAAGATGGTTGAATTGCATAGTTCTAAATACTAAATTTAAAGTCATCagaacaattttttgttttaacatatttttggtgAAGCAACTAGCTGTTTATATGGTTTCTGTCATTCATCTTAATTCTATAACTTGCTTtagatttagatttttttccaatTGGAGAATTGCATTTCTTAACTTGCTAGCGCAGCCCGGATATTCAGAGAGGAGAGCGGCCCTCTTTGTAAACACCCACTGTTGCATGTCACTTAAGCCAAGGTCTCTCCCACCACCTGTTTCCCAGAAAATCTGTCTGACTTTAATCAGTTTTCTCACCTTGGCTGATATTGCTCAGTGGGGCCGTTTGTCCACCATGCTTATATCTGCACGCGCCAGTGAAAGAGTAATTCTAGCCCCATTGATTTGTCCTTCAGTGGCCAGCGTTGCGCGTCAGATCTCTCTCCATGATATTTGAAACAGATAATTGACCGAACGTAAATTATTTCAGTTTAATGTAGTGCCGGGGAGGGGAGCGTAATATATTCCAGGATACAAATGTCGGAGAGGCCATTAAATGAAAAGTTTTTATAGACAGTGATCTTACACTGATGAGACGAGGAATCAATTTCCCATTTCTCGCTTGCGCCCACAGAGCTTTGCCGTGCACAAGGCCGTTCTGGCATCAAGTAGCGACTACTTCAAGGCCCTCTTCGCGGGGCTTTCCAAAGACTGCAAGCTGGATAAGATTGAACTCCAGGGGGTGACAGCGGCCGGACTGTTCGCAGTGGTCGAGTATCTCTACACGTCAAACCTCACCCTGAGTCTCGGGAACGTGGAGGAAGTGCTGGTAGCTGCCAATATCCTCGTCATCCCTTCCGTCATCAAACTCTGCTCCGAGTACCTCAACCAACAGATAGCGTCCAACACGTGCATGGAAGTCGCCAGCATCGCCGCCATGTTCAACCTACGCGAAACCAAAGACTTGGCCACGAAGTGCTTCATCCAACAGTTCCAGGACCTCAGCCTGGAGGAGATTCTGGACGTGCTCGAGAGCGACCAGGAGTTCGCCTTCCCGGAGATGACGCTCTTCAGAGTCGGACTCATGTGGCTCAACCGCGACCGGGAAAACCGGATGCAGCACGCGGCCACGCTCATGACGAAAATTCGCTTTCCCCTCATCCCCGCGTCGGACTTGGTGGAGCACGTTCAGACCGTAGACTTTATGAAGAACGAACCCGTGTGTCAGAAACTTCTCCTCGACGCCATGAACTATCATCTCATGCCGCTGCGGCAAGTGGTACTGCAGTCGCCGACCACTAGACTCAGATGTCGCAAGCAGGCTATCTTGGCAGTCGGAGGAATACCAAAGGTGAGTAACCCAGTAATTCTCTACCTTACCTCCCTACTACCGGGTCCCAATTACCTTGCACCAGTGCACAGGGTAATGGGGTAATACCGCTGGATACTAGAGCCCACCCTGCCATGCACCGGTACATCTTTATGCTATAAAGGAACCTTTATTGTCAGGTAGACATAAAAACTGTCAGTTGTTTCTCTTATCTTTGCTCTGCCTTTTCTTACAAGACTCAAGGGTATTCGACTTTCTCCAAGGCGTAAGGCTTTCTGCACGAAAGACATCTTTCAATGTGAAGCATTTAGACACACACAACTATCAAACAAATTCTTAAAGACGGTCCAATCATTCTGTAGCCCTGAAGTTCCCAAACTCTGTGTTCCCTTTATCACTTTTCTTTTCCACTAGAAATGCATGTTTTAAAACTGTGTTTTCTTGTTCTTTCCTTTGGTGTTTGTACTTCAAAAATTACAGATACACGAGGACCAAAAAGACTACTAGTaggaaaattgataaaaaagatTTACGAGAGAACAAGATACCTGTGTTTCCATAGTATTTGATATATTACACCGTACTCCGTTGTCAGACCCCTCATGTATCTATACATATGTGCCTCCTGTCAAGGTGAAGTTGAAGTAGGGTAACAGGGTGGCCGGGGTTAACTCCATTAAATCAAGACAGAAATGGATAATAATTGGCCACTTTAACACCCGCCCCCATCACTTTCACTCACATGTGATCTGCAAAGTTCAGGGGTGACGGTGTCTCGGCCCGGCAGGGTCCACTCCCTCCAACCTTTGGCTGCAGCGTGCTAAATGTTAATGCCTGCCGCACACAATTTGAGTTAATTACCAGAATACATTTGTTAGGAATTAATGACATAGGGAGCAGCCCTCTATAATTTTCCGCACGGTGCACATGCCATTTTTTTGCCCTGCGTATGCCAAAGTTCGTGCCACAGGGGTCTCCGCTATATGGAAAGATTTTCTTTAATTAGTTTGCTGGCCGATGAAGTTGTGAAATTGGTAATCCCCTCTGGATAGGTCAGGTCTCTGGTCACCGATGTGGTCAAGTTATTCAGATGTAGGCATTAGTTGTTTGGCTTTGTAATGAATTTCGTAGCTACTCCAAAATGATTTCCTCTGACATGGCTTTCAATTAGGCAGCACTAACAGTAGACCTTTTATTTGTGACTTAGTGAGAAGAATAACAATAAGGAAACAGGAGCCCAGCAGAACATTTTTCCACAAAgttttgaaattttgctctcttGAGTCACTTAAATCAATAGAGTTGGAGTCTTGATATAGAAATGTCAAAGAGGTAATTGCAAACATCTTTTCAAGATCAATACCCTCTCATAAAAGTGAGATGTAAGCAGTAACTGGTATTGACAGGAAAGGAGAACTTAATTCAAAATTGCTTATTTCATGACGTAGGAAAAGAATGTTTCAATTAGTTTTTGGGTGTACAGTACCTAGTTTTTATCACAATGACATGGATGAGGCAGTTCTAGCATCCAATGACAACCTACTTGGAATTCGTGTTTCCTTTTTTGGCATGAATTTCTGTAACTTCCTTAAGACAGGAAAACAACAGATACTTAAAACAACACTTGTGGGAATTGGTTATTTGATGGTTCTAAATCTCATGTAGGTGGTTGCAAAGTATTTGGTTTACTGTGTACAAGAAAATCCAAACAATCAAAAATGATACAACACACAAACCAGGGCTGTCTGCAGCTTTAGATTcattccatcccactcatttcTTGTTAGCCCATGTTTTGAATTTCCTTTCAAATTGttaaatttatcattttatgtcatgaagttcagattcttAGAATGGATCGAATAAAATTTACATCCTGGGACGGTGGGACGGGTCCAGGAGACAGCCTTGACACAAACAAAGACAGTCTTGTTTTTGTAGGTGTAGGTGGTCGCAAAGTATTTGACAGGTTTACTGTCtatacaaaaaaattcaaacggCAACAATTTCAAGAATAAAAcaacgcacaaacaaacaaagatagTCTTCAGAGAAAAGTACTTAATAGTGTTTTAATTGTGATGATGCACCAGGCCGGCGACCAGTCTGTCAACAACCCTCTCCACTTCTACAACGAGGACAAGCGAGCATGGGTCCCGCTGACCGTCATGCCGTACAAGACGGGACACCAGTGTGTAGCCGTCATCAACAACTTCCTCTTCGTGGCAGGTGGGAATCTCATTTCATTCTCAATCAATTTGAAGCAGCACTGTAACTCCAGGCTTTAAGTAatgggatttaattttgcgatGGGAAGTAAACAGAGTGTTCACAGGGGTTCTATTATTAAAGTTTACAGTTGAAAGAAAGGgttaggtgggcagaagacagtaCAAGCATTTTCTCTGTGGCTCTAactttgcagtgaagaggtcaccgcgaaaaccatgaacaaaCCACTGGGAAAATTTCAACATATACGGTATCTCAGCATTTAGGACTGGGTTAACACACGCATTTCCAAGAGAGTACTCTGAGCACACTCCGAGTACGCCGAGCACATGTGCTCCGAGTGTGCTCCGTGTGTGACACTACTAGGTGTCTCCTCACCTGTTTTtctgacaggtgtgttttcAAAGCAAGGTTAATATCCTGACCTGTGCAGGTGTGTACAGGAAGTGCTGATGTAATGGGTTCCAGGAGAGTAGCCTACCGTTGCACTTGACAATTCCCTAAAGCCAAACTCTTCCTCTGAATTGTGCGTGCAGTCATGATTTTGACACCACGTCTTATGAAATATGAAGAAGACAAAACCCTGTGGACAGACTTCATCCAGTGATGGGGAAACCAGGAAAAAAAGTTGCCCTTGATTTCGGAATCAATTGAAATCACTCAAAGCCATTTCAAACGAAGATTGAAGCAAATATCCTTTCTGGTTGCGTTAGTTGAATGGGAAAGCACCAGCAGCCTTGGCACCGAACCCTCCACACGCTGGTCCCTCCCGCAGAATTATCAATTAGGTTGGCGGTGTCAGCCCTGCTTTGCTTAATTGATATAAATTGACGTAAAGTGACCACGTTAAACGCGCCTAAAGCTCAGGGGGCAGGCGAGCAGTTTGAGTAAATCCTGCCAACATGCAGTGATTGGCATCCCTGCTGAGTCCACGTTATTACTGCTGAGGGTTGGCCGGCAAGCCGGTGGGCACGCCTGCGGAATAACTTGTTTCTCAGGCACCCCAGCCTCATTTCCTATGTCTGTAAATTGAAAGACCAGATGGTTTTCAAGCTCCAACTAGAGTTCTGCTTACTCATACCGTCTCCAAATGATGCTAACAGAACGTAACACGACATATCAAACCAGATCACCTTAGAAAGCCATGAGGGGGCCAACCAACACCTACAAATATACcagatatcataaagatccatctgCAACTTCTTACGATTGAGTTGCGCTGTTCACAAACTGACAGACCCACATGTACAGACCCTTGGCGATGGAAAATACATGAACCAATGGTGTAGCCACCACTTGTCAGATGTAATCGTTTGAACACCTTGTGAAAAGTTCAGAAGTATTTTGTAGCTTAAGACTGTTCGCAGGAAAAGAGAGGGCCTTGGGCAACTTACAGTTGCAAAAGAATATGATTGACAGGGCTTGAAACTGGATCGGACAGAACATGTAGGATTGACATAGAGTAAAGTGTACGTGCTTCCGCCAAAGTTATCCTTCGCTGACAGAAATTGAGCCACGTCGTTCCTGTTTGGTGAGACAAGCACAATAGAGGTTCCATCATCATGTCGAGCAGCTTGGTTCAAAAGGTTCCAGAGTTGTCACTGTAGAATGGCAGCAAGAAATGCAGTGTATTATAGTACCTCTATAGTTAGTATATATGACTAGTCTACCTAAAGTAGCTAGAAAAGAAGTATCAAAATCATCTGCTTTTCTTTACTCTGGTCTTGCTTTAAATGTTACCACACAAATTTTAAAACGGCATGATCGATGTGATTGTTTGTTGCCATATGGCTTCTCTTTGTCtcacaaaagaaaaagaaggataaagttgatatattttttcttgGTAAAGGAGACTTCAAAGTCCATTCCCATTTTATAGCCGCATACATTTGGAGGCCAAATCTTCATCCAAAACAAGATACGGGAACATGCATGCCCATGTTAAAGGTAGTGCATGAGATACTAGAAATGGGAAGTAAAACTTTTAAGGTTATTTTAAATGTACATTTGGATTTAAAACACTTAATCCAATGAAAGGTGGgggttttttttcaacagaaaCTGGACTAAAGTGGAGAAAATGTCATACTTATTCTTTCC comes from Branchiostoma lanceolatum isolate klBraLanc5 chromosome 2, klBraLanc5.hap2, whole genome shotgun sequence and encodes:
- the LOC136428738 gene encoding kelch-like protein 14 isoform X1; translation: MGRHTCADTLRYRQVMQGDSADTTTGIIAQQWKRMRRDLGDSANHMLISDPAHAQKVLEGFHALRADKVLCDFVIVAEKQSFAVHKAVLASSSDYFKALFAGLSKDCKLDKIELQGVTAAGLFAVVEYLYTSNLTLSLGNVEEVLVAANILVIPSVIKLCSEYLNQQIASNTCMEVASIAAMFNLRETKDLATKCFIQQFQDLSLEEILDVLESDQEFAFPEMTLFRVGLMWLNRDRENRMQHAATLMTKIRFPLIPASDLVEHVQTVDFMKNEPVCQKLLLDAMNYHLMPLRQVVLQSPTTRLRCRKQAILAVGGIPKAGDQSVNNPLHFYNEDKRAWVPLTVMPYKTGHQCVAVINNFLFVAGGEDRWDPEGKYSVNSVSRYDPRFNTWLQVAPMNERRSCFYMGSVDGHLYAIGGRNADGYVASVECYSPDKNEWKHVTNMEKPCAAHAGTVWDGKVFISGGAVYGDFVNTMSTYDPTENQWDTKAVMGTKRAHHTMATVRDKIYVIGGNHTKGNQCIDVLIVESYCPESDTWSTVAPIMEGRTGPGIAVLDRKVFVVGGYSWNDGQYQTTVQCYNTEDDKWDYEGELPEALAGVSCMTLDLPHHLAAF
- the LOC136428738 gene encoding kelch-like protein 14 isoform X2 translates to MQGDSADTTTGIIAQQWKRMRRDLGDSANHMLISDPAHAQKVLEGFHALRADKVLCDFVIVAEKQSFAVHKAVLASSSDYFKALFAGLSKDCKLDKIELQGVTAAGLFAVVEYLYTSNLTLSLGNVEEVLVAANILVIPSVIKLCSEYLNQQIASNTCMEVASIAAMFNLRETKDLATKCFIQQFQDLSLEEILDVLESDQEFAFPEMTLFRVGLMWLNRDRENRMQHAATLMTKIRFPLIPASDLVEHVQTVDFMKNEPVCQKLLLDAMNYHLMPLRQVVLQSPTTRLRCRKQAILAVGGIPKAGDQSVNNPLHFYNEDKRAWVPLTVMPYKTGHQCVAVINNFLFVAGGEDRWDPEGKYSVNSVSRYDPRFNTWLQVAPMNERRSCFYMGSVDGHLYAIGGRNADGYVASVECYSPDKNEWKHVTNMEKPCAAHAGTVWDGKVFISGGAVYGDFVNTMSTYDPTENQWDTKAVMGTKRAHHTMATVRDKIYVIGGNHTKGNQCIDVLIVESYCPESDTWSTVAPIMEGRTGPGIAVLDRKVFVVGGYSWNDGQYQTTVQCYNTEDDKWDYEGELPEALAGVSCMTLDLPHHLAAF